The region GGCGGCTCAGGGTGGGCACATCGTGCCGGGGGCGCAGTTCCCAAAGTGAACGCCAGCCCTGTAGCAAAGTCGTTTTTCTGATCATGGGCATAGTGTAGCGGCCCGTTGCGTGATTGACCAGAACATGGCTTGCCATTCATCGGCCCCATTGTCGATTCGTCGCATGCGCGCGGCCATCCGCTGGCCCGGCTGTCAATCTGTGTTCTCACCCACCGATTACAGGAGCCACATGAAGCACAGCATACTTATCGTTGCCTGCGCCATCTTTTGCAGCGCCCAGGCAGCTGCCGCCGCCATCCTCCCTCCCATGGCAGGCATTCCCTCCGGCGTGTTTACCATGGGCAGCACGGAGCCTCGTATCAGCGACGGCAGCCATAATCCGGCCGAGGGGCCGCCCCACGAGGTGCGCGTGGCCGCATTCCGACTTGCAAAATACGAGACGACGGTGGCGCAGTTCCGGCAATTTGTTGCCGCCACAGGCTATCGGGCGGCTGGCGAATGCTGGGAGTTCGACCGCACTGACGGCATCGCGCTCAAGGCGTCGGGCTGGGACGCCCCTGCGCATGCGCCAACGGACTATCACCCCGTCATGTGCGTGAGCTGGGACGATGCGGCGGCCTATGTGCAATGGCTGGCCCGGGAAACGGGGCGCCCATTCCGCCTGCCCAGCGAGGCGGAATGGGAATACGCGGCGCGCGCCGGCACCCGCACGAAATACTCGTCCGGAGATGCGCCTGAACAATTATGCAAGTACGCCAACATGAAGGACCGGCGTTTCAAGGCGGCTGCGCAGCGCGATCACGGCCTCGATATGCTGGTCACCGATTGCGACGACGGCGCCGAGTACACGGCCGTCGTGGGCATGTATGCTCCCAACGGCTACGGCTTGCACGACATGATGGGCAACGTGGCGGAATGGGTGGCCGATTGCCAGCATCCCGACTACCGGGGCGCGCCCGTCGACGGGGCGGCCTGGCGCAGCGGTTGCGAGGCGGAAGGCGACTATTTCATCACGCGAGGCGGCAGCTATTCGTCCTCGCGCCAGGTACTGCGCAGCGCAGCGCGCGGGCATGGCGGCCGCGGCAATGCCAGCAGCCTGGGCGAAGGTTTTCGCATTGCCGAGGACCTGGACGGCTGCACGGCCAGCACCTGTGCCGGGGGTGATGCCGCATTCATCCAGGCGCTGCAAGCCGCGCAGCAGGCGGAACTGCATCGCCGCGCACGCCACTGAAAGCTTGCTTACTGCAGCAGCGGCGCCACCTTGTCGCGCAAGACCGTCCATTGGGCGTCGTGCACGGCCTGGTTGGGATCGTGCCCGGCCCGTTTCACCAGGGTAAAACCTTTGGCCGGCGCCGTGATGCTGTCAAAATATGTGCGCGCGATGACTGGCGAGGTCAGCAAGTCCGCTTCGCCCATGATGAAAAACACGGGCAAGTTAAAGCGCGTGCCCAGCGCGGGCAGGTCGACCTTGGCGAACATGCCGTCGCCGCGCAGGCCGATGAACTGGATGTACGAGTAGTCATCGGCCGCCTCGGCCGCCGCCAGGGCTTGCGGCGTGGCGTAGAACGGCGCCGGCTGCCACCAGTGCTTGGGCGGCGGATCCGTTGCCAATCCTTCATATTTGCGGTCGAAGCGGCGCAAGATACCGAAGTTGCGCGGGTCCGTCCATGGCGGTGCACCGAGCGCCGTCAGCTTGTCCACCGTGGCGGTATCGCCAGCCACTTGCGCCAGCGCCATCACTTCCCGGTACATGCCGGTCTCATTGTCGCGCGCATTGACCACCTGTGCCGTGCCGATATACGCGTGGAACAGGTCGGGGCGCGCCTTGGCCATGTGTACGCCCAGTATCGATCCCCAGGAACTGCCCATCAAAATGACTTTCTGCTGGCCCAGATGCTGTTCGATATAGCGCGCCACGGCGATGCCGTCGTCGCGCATCTGTTCCACCGTCAAGGTCATGTCTTCCGTCGGCTGCTGTTTCGCATACGTCATGCCGGCGCCGCGCTGGTCCCACTGCACCAGGGTGTAGTGGCGTTCCCAACCGGCATAGATGGCCTCCGCGTAGGGACTCAGTGCGTTGCCGGGGCCGCCATGGATGAACAGGATCACGGGATTGCCGCAGGCGGCGCCCGTGACCGTGATCCATTGCTCGATGCCATTGATGGGCACATAGCCTTGCTCGCGCACGGCTTGCGTAGGCGAGGCACACGCAGGTACGGGAGCCGCTTGCGCCGTGTTGAAACAAGTTAAGAGCAGCAATGCCAGGCCTGTGATGCGCATATCGTCCTCTTCTATATAGTGGGGGGAACTACAGCGTGCAATCGTGCGCCGGTTTGCCGGCAATAAAACGGGTGCTGGCCTGTTCAAAGCAGGCGGGCGCCGTCCACAACAGGAAATGCGGGGCCTTGTGCACGGTGGACAGGGCCACCTTGCCGGCCTTGCTCTGCGTCAAAGCCTGCACTTGCGCCTGCGCGCCCGCGTACGGCGTCTTCGGGTCCAGCGTTCCCTGCAGCACCAGGGTCGGCGGCATTTTCGCCGGCAAGGCGCCAAAATAGGCGTCGCGCGGGTAGGTCGGCAAGCCGCCGCCCAGCAGGATGCGGGGCAGGGGACTGGTAAACAGCAATTTCTCCTCATCGCGGTCGATGTCGGTGGCGGCCCAGTTGGGGCGCAAGGACGGCTGCAGATTGTTTTCCGAATTGCTGATGATGCTGACCAGCGGAATCGACAGCGGCGACTGGGGATAGCTGCCCAGGCTGGCCGCCGCCTGCGTCAAGGTAACGCGCACGGACGCCAGTTCCGTCTCGCCGCCCTGGTCCAGCTCGCGCAGAAGATACGGAATGCGCGCGCGGGCGTTTGGCACGTCGAGCATGCCGCCCAGGAAGTTTTTCAGGTTCTTGCCGGGGATCTTCGCCAGCAGGGCGGGGTCCGCTTGCGTCTTGTCCAGCACGCGGCGGTACAAGGTCGCGGCCGGCTCGCCCAATGCCGCATGGCAAGCCGCATCCGCGTCGCATTGGGCCAGCACCTGCATGCCGACCGTGTTGACCACGTGCGAACGCTGGCTCAAATCCCAGCGCGCATCCGTTTGCGGCGGCACCAAGGAGTCGAAGATGACGCCCTTGACGGGCAGCGGCCCCAGTTGCAATGTCCGCAAGACCAGCTGCGTGCCATACGACACACTGTATACATAGGCGGGCGGCTGTCTGCCTTTAGCCTTGCGTTCGCCTTCGATCAGGGCTTGCAAGTCGTGCGCCGCCATCGTGATGGAAAACTGGCCCGCGTATTCCGGTACAAGGTTGAGACCGGCAAAGCAGCTGCCCCATTCAGCGCCAGCCAGCGCGCGGCCGCCGGGGCTTTGTTCCGACTCTTCCACCTTGCACAGGCGCGACGAATGGCCCGTGCCGCGGTGGTCGGGGATGAGGAATTCAAAGCCGGGAAAGCTGCGGCGCAAGGTGGGCAGCAAGCTGTAGAACGAGGCGCCCGATTCGCCGGGACCGCCCGCCACCAGCCACAGGGTGCCTTTGGCGGGTTTGCCGGCAGGTACATCGGCGGCAAACTTGCGCACGAAGACGTGCATGGCGTCCTTATTGCCCACGGCGCGGCCCTGGTCATCGTAGCTGCCGGGCACGTTCAAGCCCGAGCACAGGCTGCCGGGCATGGCCGTATCGGAGCAGGGGGTGAAGAACATCGGTTCGGCATGCAAGGATGCGCTGGAAAGCAGTACAGCCAGCAGGGTCAGGCGGGGCAGTAAGGTCATCGGCTACTTTGGCGGCGGTGGGGAACAGCTGCCAAAGTAGCGTTTTTTACACCAATTGTCCAGATGGAAAGTTTTCCACTCGGATTTATTTGGCCTTGCTGCCACGCAACAGCCTGAGACCGTTCGCCACCACGAGCAAGCTGGCGCCCACGTCGGCGAACACGGCCATCCACAAGGTTGCCATGCTGGCCAGGGCCAGGCCGAAGAAGACGGCCTTGATGCCGATGGCAAAGCTGATGTTTTGCACGAGGATGTTGCGCGTGCGCTGGCTCAGGCTGATGAATTCAGGCAATTTGCCCAGTTCATCATCCATCAGGGCCACGTCCGCCGTTTCGATGGCCGTGTCGCTGCCGGCCGCGCCCATGGCAAAGCCGATGTCGGCCTGCGCCAGGGCCGGGGCGTCGTTGACGCCATCGCCAAGCATGGCCACCACGCCGAATTGCTGCTGCAAGGCCTTGATTTCATCGAGCTTGTTTTCCGGCAGTAACTCCGCCTTGACCAGGCTGACGCCGACTTCGGCGGCGATACGCTGCGCCGTCAGCACATTGTCGCCCGTCAGCATGACGGTGGTGACGCCCAGCGCATTCAGTCTGGCGATGGCGGACGCCGCCGTCGGGCGCAGCACGTCGGCCACGGCGATCACGCCCAGCGCACCGGCCGAGGTGGCCAGCACCATGGCCGTGTACGCCTGCTGCTCCAGCCGCATCAGGATGGCTTGCAATGCCGGCGTCAATACCTTTAATTCCGTCATCAGGCGGGCATTGCCCAGGTAATACGTCTGGCCATCGATATGGCCTTGCACGCCGCGTCCATGCAGCGCGGCAAACTGGGTCACGGGCAAGTGGCTGCCGGCGGGCGGACCGGCCTTGACGATGGCGGCGGCCAGGGGGTGGGCGGAATTGGCGTCCAGGCTGGCGGCCAGCAGCAAGATGGCGTCGCGGCTGCTGCCGTCCATGGCCACCACGTCCGTGACGGCCGGTTTGCCCATGGTCAAGGTACCCGTCTTGTCGACGGCGATGGCCTTGATGCGGTAACCGGTTTCCAGGAATTGCCCGCCTTTCACCAGGATGCCGCGCCGCGCCGCCGCCGTCAGGCCGCTGACGACCGTGACCGGAGTGGAAATGACGAGCGCGCACGGGCAGGCGATCACCAGCATCACCAGGGCCTTGTAGATCCAGTCCATGAAGGGCGCGCCGAAAAGCAGGGGCGGCAGCACGGCCACGAGGATGGCGAAGACGACGACGGCCGGCGTGTAGTAGCGGGCGAAATTGTCGACAAAGCGCTGCGTGGGCGCCTGTTTTCCTTGTGTTTCCTCGATCACCTTGACGATCTTCGCCAGGGTGCTGTTGCCGCTGTTGGCCGTGACGGTGACGTCGAGCAAGCCCCGTTCATTGATGGTGCCCGCATACACGACGTCGCCCACGGCCTTGTCTACCGGCATGCTTTCACCGGTGATCGGCGCCTGGTTGACGGACGATTCGCCGCTGGCCACCACGCCATCGAGCGCGATGCGCTCGCCCGGCTTGACGCGCATCAGGGTGCCGATGGCCACCGTGGCGACGGGCACTGGCTGCCAGGCGCCGCTGGCGTCGGCGACCGTTGCCGTGTCGGGCGCCAGCTGCATCAGGCTGTGCACGGCATTGCGCGCCCGGTTCAGCGACAAGCCTTCGATCAGCTCGGCAATGGCGAACAGGAAGATGACCATGGCCGCTTCCGGCCACTGGCCGATGGCGACGGCGCCGAAAACCGCCAGGCTCATCAGGAAATTGATGTTCAGGGTGAACGTTTTCAGGGCAATCCAGCCCTTTTTCAGGGTCGGCCAGCCGCCCGTGGCGATCGACAGCAGCGCCAGAGCGATGACGAGGGGCGAACTGTCTTCATGCGTGGTCCACGCCAGCGCTTCGGCGGCAGCGGCGGCCAGGCCGGAGACGACCAGCAAGCCTTTTTGCAGAGTGCTTAGGCTGCCTTCGTTCGGGTCGCGCGCAACGGCGGCGTCCGCTGCCATGGGGATCGCTTCCATGCCGATGCCATGCAGGGCCGCTTCCACCGTGGCCAGCGAGGGCAGGGTGTGGTGCACGTCGAGCACCCGGTTCATCAGGTTGAAATCGAGGCCCACGACGCCAGCCATATTGCCCAGCTTGTTGCGGATCAGCCGTTCTTCCGTGGGGCAATCCATGTTGGCGATACGGTATTTGGCCGTGCTCGCGCCGGCGATGGCCGCACTGGGCAGGGTCGGTGCGGATGCGTCGGCAGGCGTGGACGAGCACGCATGCTGGCTGGAGCAGCAGCTGGCCGCCTTGGGTGCATGGTCATGCTTGTGCTCATGGTCGTGCTTATGGTCATGCTTGTGCGCGTGGTCGTGGTCGTGCGTATGGGTATGGCTATCGTGTGGCATCGCATTCGTCCTTCCGGTTTCGTGTATGCTTCCATTAGAAAGCCTGTAGCCGCTACAGGGTCAAGCAGAATTTGCATGAAAGAATGAAAAGGGGATGCCATGCGTATCGGAGAACTGGCCAAACGGACAGATTGTGACGTGGAAACCGTGCGTTACTATGAAAAGGCGGGTTTGCTGCAGGAACCGGGGCGCAATAGCGCCGGCTACCGCGAGTACCGCGAAGAACACCAGGAACGGTTGCAATTCATCCGCCATTGCCGCTCCCTGCAGATCGGTTTGACGGACATCCGCGCCTTGCTGGAATTTAAGAACAACCCGGCCGAAGGCTGCCACAGCGTCAATGAATTGCTCGACCACCACATCTTGCGCATCGCCGAGCAAATGGCGAATTTACAAATATTGCAGCAGCAACTGGTGACCCTGCGCCACCAATGCGACCAGCCGCAGCCTTCGCAAGACTGCGCCATCCTGCAAAACCTGTCGGAAGCGGCCAGCGGCTACGATTGCGCCTGCCATACCGAACTGCATTGAACGATTGCTGCATGCTGAAACTGTTGCCTAAAAAAACTTTACTGGCCTTATCCCTGCTGTCGCCGCTCAGCCATGCGGACGATGCACCCGCCGCAGCCGGCCACTACCTGACCTTGTACGCCGTGCCCGGCGTGCCGCAAGACGATGACCCGTATACCTGGAGCACGGTTGGCGGCAAGCAACTGAGCAAAGGCGTGACCACGGCGGACGGCCGCGCCTATGTCAAGGCGGAGGAGGGGGAAGAAAGCTATATCCTGAAAACCGTCAGCATGCGCTGGCAGCTGAAGGTACCTGCGCAATGCTGGCAGGGCGCGCCAGATGCCTTCCAGCAATGCATGCAACTGGCCAAAACCACGAGCCGCCATGATGAAGAGCAGGATGCGCTCAAGCTGGCGGAGCAGCAGAAGGACGCCAAGATGCAGGCCCGGATCGCCGCCTATGCGGTGCAAGCGCGGGCCAACGACGATGCGCTGGCCTGGCTGGGCCGGCTGCCTTCGAGCTGGACGATAGAGAGCTATGGCAAGCGCCTGCTGGCCATCGGCGACAAGGTTGCCGCGCAGATTGGCAACGCGCTCAAGGATGGCGGGCCAGATGCACGCCAGTTCGTCTGCCGCACACCCGACTACTACGGCCCCGTGCCGGACCAGGCCTTTGTCGATGCCTGGATAGGCGCGCCGCGCGACGTGCGTGATGTGCGCTCCGGCCCCGCCTGGGAAGGGCTGGTGGCGGCCGGCGCAAAGGGCAACTGGATGGCCCGTCTGGAACTGTATTACGCCTTGTCCGGCGTGAATGTCAGCGAATTGAGCCTGCTGGAACAGTACCGCATCGTGCAATTGATGGAATGGCTGCACAAGAAGCAGATCGGCGGCCTGTATAGTTACTTCAGCGCCAGTATGCCTGAGACGCCCGGCAATTCCCGCAGCGCCACCTGGCGTTTGCAGGACCAGGCCTCGCTGTATGCGGCCATGCTGGGCAGTTACGACGATCAGAACAGCCGGGGCAGCGCCTTGCAGACGGATCAGGACGCCGCCCTGGCCGCGGCGGGCAGGAAAATGCTGTCCTGTGCCAGGGCCGCCATGCCGGACCGGCGCTAACGCGGCAGCAAAGGCGGGCCGCCATCACCGAGGCGGAAGGCGTCGACCACGCGCAATAAATCATGCGCCTGGTCCTGCATGCTTTGCGCGGCGGCGGCCGATTGCTCGACGAGGGCGGCATTGCGCTGGGTCAATTCATCCATTTCCGTGATGGCATTGTTGACTTCCTCGATGCCCTTGCTCTGGCGCTGGCTGGCCGCCGTGATGTCGTTCATGATTTCCGTCACCTGCTGGACGGAGGCAACGATATCGCCCATGGTGCGCCCGGCGCTGTCGGCCAGCTCGCTGCCCGTTTCTATGCGGGCCACGGAATCCTCGATCAGCTGCTTGATTTCGCGCGCCGCCGTGGCCGAGCGCTGCGCCAGGCCCCGCACTTCGGTGGCGACGACGGCAAAGCCGCGC is a window of Janthinobacterium rivuli DNA encoding:
- a CDS encoding formylglycine-generating enzyme family protein → MKHSILIVACAIFCSAQAAAAAILPPMAGIPSGVFTMGSTEPRISDGSHNPAEGPPHEVRVAAFRLAKYETTVAQFRQFVAATGYRAAGECWEFDRTDGIALKASGWDAPAHAPTDYHPVMCVSWDDAAAYVQWLARETGRPFRLPSEAEWEYAARAGTRTKYSSGDAPEQLCKYANMKDRRFKAAAQRDHGLDMLVTDCDDGAEYTAVVGMYAPNGYGLHDMMGNVAEWVADCQHPDYRGAPVDGAAWRSGCEAEGDYFITRGGSYSSSRQVLRSAARGHGGRGNASSLGEGFRIAEDLDGCTASTCAGGDAAFIQALQAAQQAELHRRARH
- a CDS encoding alpha/beta fold hydrolase, with amino-acid sequence MRITGLALLLLTCFNTAQAAPVPACASPTQAVREQGYVPINGIEQWITVTGAACGNPVILFIHGGPGNALSPYAEAIYAGWERHYTLVQWDQRGAGMTYAKQQPTEDMTLTVEQMRDDGIAVARYIEQHLGQQKVILMGSSWGSILGVHMAKARPDLFHAYIGTAQVVNARDNETGMYREVMALAQVAGDTATVDKLTALGAPPWTDPRNFGILRRFDRKYEGLATDPPPKHWWQPAPFYATPQALAAAEAADDYSYIQFIGLRGDGMFAKVDLPALGTRFNLPVFFIMGEADLLTSPVIARTYFDSITAPAKGFTLVKRAGHDPNQAVHDAQWTVLRDKVAPLLQ
- a CDS encoding alpha/beta fold hydrolase produces the protein MTLLPRLTLLAVLLSSASLHAEPMFFTPCSDTAMPGSLCSGLNVPGSYDDQGRAVGNKDAMHVFVRKFAADVPAGKPAKGTLWLVAGGPGESGASFYSLLPTLRRSFPGFEFLIPDHRGTGHSSRLCKVEESEQSPGGRALAGAEWGSCFAGLNLVPEYAGQFSITMAAHDLQALIEGERKAKGRQPPAYVYSVSYGTQLVLRTLQLGPLPVKGVIFDSLVPPQTDARWDLSQRSHVVNTVGMQVLAQCDADAACHAALGEPAATLYRRVLDKTQADPALLAKIPGKNLKNFLGGMLDVPNARARIPYLLRELDQGGETELASVRVTLTQAAASLGSYPQSPLSIPLVSIISNSENNLQPSLRPNWAATDIDRDEEKLLFTSPLPRILLGGGLPTYPRDAYFGALPAKMPPTLVLQGTLDPKTPYAGAQAQVQALTQSKAGKVALSTVHKAPHFLLWTAPACFEQASTRFIAGKPAHDCTL
- a CDS encoding heavy metal translocating P-type ATPase, with product MPHDSHTHTHDHDHAHKHDHKHDHEHKHDHAPKAASCCSSQHACSSTPADASAPTLPSAAIAGASTAKYRIANMDCPTEERLIRNKLGNMAGVVGLDFNLMNRVLDVHHTLPSLATVEAALHGIGMEAIPMAADAAVARDPNEGSLSTLQKGLLVVSGLAAAAAEALAWTTHEDSSPLVIALALLSIATGGWPTLKKGWIALKTFTLNINFLMSLAVFGAVAIGQWPEAAMVIFLFAIAELIEGLSLNRARNAVHSLMQLAPDTATVADASGAWQPVPVATVAIGTLMRVKPGERIALDGVVASGESSVNQAPITGESMPVDKAVGDVVYAGTINERGLLDVTVTANSGNSTLAKIVKVIEETQGKQAPTQRFVDNFARYYTPAVVVFAILVAVLPPLLFGAPFMDWIYKALVMLVIACPCALVISTPVTVVSGLTAAARRGILVKGGQFLETGYRIKAIAVDKTGTLTMGKPAVTDVVAMDGSSRDAILLLAASLDANSAHPLAAAIVKAGPPAGSHLPVTQFAALHGRGVQGHIDGQTYYLGNARLMTELKVLTPALQAILMRLEQQAYTAMVLATSAGALGVIAVADVLRPTAASAIARLNALGVTTVMLTGDNVLTAQRIAAEVGVSLVKAELLPENKLDEIKALQQQFGVVAMLGDGVNDAPALAQADIGFAMGAAGSDTAIETADVALMDDELGKLPEFISLSQRTRNILVQNISFAIGIKAVFFGLALASMATLWMAVFADVGASLLVVANGLRLLRGSKAK
- the cadR gene encoding Cd(II)/Pb(II)-responsive transcriptional regulator, with the protein product MRIGELAKRTDCDVETVRYYEKAGLLQEPGRNSAGYREYREEHQERLQFIRHCRSLQIGLTDIRALLEFKNNPAEGCHSVNELLDHHILRIAEQMANLQILQQQLVTLRHQCDQPQPSQDCAILQNLSEAASGYDCACHTELH